A region of Streptomyces paludis DNA encodes the following proteins:
- a CDS encoding albusnodin family lasso peptide, with translation MSNPLRTDTRPAGTSTSAGTGTGREDDLLPVTLGDIAELTEGQGGGQSEDKRRAYNS, from the coding sequence ATGAGCAATCCGCTTCGCACCGACACCCGCCCCGCCGGTACCAGCACCAGCGCCGGCACCGGCACCGGCCGTGAGGACGATCTGCTGCCGGTCACACTCGGCGACATCGCCGAGCTGACCGAGGGCCAGGGCGGCGGTCAGAGCGAGGACAAGCGTCGCGCCTACAACAGCTGA
- a CDS encoding DUF6716 putative glycosyltransferase: protein MPSSTSGAVRVAVLADSDTRWKWGALTARRIATDSSRGSVELSGFLLRGRATPTARQLDEVGAAADALREVTGIGFLKELREGAYDVVVLALVGGAVQAMLHGIAALGMERRPVVVTGYVGVVYEKLSDGLLLRHGADIVLANSRYDAQRFRGVYTGVGADDSAVTEAALPFLGGERYRAEEGRDTLVLAAQPSVPATRADRAYLLRRMVEHARLHPGREVLLKLRSKPGEHTTHVEEFPYQRLAEKVPGGLPPNFRLVYGNMGEVLDRTDLLVTVSSTAALEALHRSIPTAILTDFGIREPLGNHHFLGSGCLASWDQLDGGGRPRADAVWADRQGVAADGTYATAFDEARAHLAKLLEARSAGSGLPPIAPYYTATTAPGYLPGLLARYHLAADGTALASSRTARDEPAGGLRRVVREAVRGAARGAYRHGVQRVAPVIRRMGEL, encoded by the coding sequence GTGCCTTCATCCACCAGCGGAGCGGTCCGGGTCGCCGTACTCGCCGATTCCGACACCCGATGGAAATGGGGTGCGCTGACCGCGCGCCGCATTGCCACGGACAGTTCCCGCGGCTCCGTCGAGCTGAGCGGCTTTCTGCTGCGCGGCCGGGCCACCCCCACCGCCCGGCAGCTCGACGAGGTCGGCGCGGCGGCGGACGCCCTGCGGGAGGTCACCGGGATCGGGTTCCTGAAGGAGCTGCGCGAGGGCGCGTACGACGTCGTCGTGCTGGCCCTCGTCGGCGGCGCCGTCCAGGCCATGCTGCACGGGATCGCCGCGCTGGGCATGGAGCGGCGGCCCGTCGTCGTCACCGGCTATGTCGGTGTCGTCTACGAGAAGCTCTCCGACGGGCTGCTGCTGCGGCACGGCGCGGACATCGTCCTCGCCAACTCCCGTTACGACGCACAGCGGTTCCGCGGCGTCTACACGGGCGTCGGCGCCGATGACTCCGCCGTCACCGAGGCGGCCCTGCCGTTCCTCGGCGGCGAGCGCTACCGCGCCGAGGAGGGCCGCGACACACTCGTCCTCGCCGCCCAGCCGTCCGTACCGGCCACCCGCGCCGACCGCGCCTACCTGCTGCGCCGCATGGTCGAGCACGCCCGGCTGCACCCGGGCCGCGAGGTGCTGCTGAAGCTGCGGTCCAAGCCCGGCGAGCACACCACGCATGTCGAGGAGTTCCCGTACCAGCGGCTCGCCGAGAAGGTCCCCGGCGGGCTGCCGCCCAACTTCCGTCTGGTGTACGGCAACATGGGCGAGGTTCTGGACCGGACGGACCTGCTGGTCACCGTCTCGTCCACGGCCGCGCTCGAAGCCCTCCACCGGTCCATCCCGACCGCGATCCTCACCGACTTCGGGATCCGCGAGCCGCTCGGCAACCACCACTTCCTCGGCTCCGGCTGTCTGGCCTCCTGGGACCAGCTGGACGGCGGCGGGCGCCCGCGCGCCGACGCCGTCTGGGCCGACCGGCAGGGCGTCGCCGCCGACGGTACGTACGCCACCGCCTTCGACGAGGCCCGCGCGCATCTGGCGAAGCTGCTCGAAGCCCGGTCCGCCGGGTCCGGGCTCCCGCCGATCGCCCCGTACTACACGGCCACCACCGCACCCGGCTATCTGCCGGGCCTGCTCGCCCGCTACCACCTGGCCGCCGACGGCACGGCGCTCGCGTCGTCCCGTACGGCCAGGGACGAGCCGGCCGGCGGGCTGCGGCGCGTGGTGCGCGAGGCGGTACGGGGGGCGGCGCGCGGGGCGTACCGGCACGGTGTGCAGCGCGTGGCCCCCGTCATCCGCCGGATGGGCGAGCTGTGA
- a CDS encoding AfsR/SARP family transcriptional regulator, with protein sequence MELGAPKQRAVLAALLLRPGQVVSVDELIDQVWGESPPDAARKAVQVYVSRLRRALPEAPPRGQLPGYVIDVRPDQVDLHRFRAFVAASRGRAGADADELLRRAGDEWAAATPLAGLGDIPLVRVQGPPLLEERLSVTRRLIEAKLDMGRHAEVIGELLTVTGEHPHREDLHGLLMLALHRAGRTREAIDTYEAVRRRTRRELGAEPGSALRELCGRILRTPAPGTGSGRTEAGRTESGRTEADRTEGGRTARLSAGAAGEEVERIDDFVLVGRRLRAVAAEAREILAMHPSPRRVPVEDLDDYLLMLGERDTHWRTIVDRGSLADPAGVHYCARLHRAGDRHRVTDSPAQQLVIIDRAVAFVPTVPRAHRVGAFVIRQPGIVATLVDLYEQTWDRAVDLDRLVDIDEVTAGAGNGRYTHSE encoded by the coding sequence GTGGAGCTGGGGGCGCCCAAGCAGCGCGCCGTGCTGGCCGCTCTTCTGCTGCGGCCCGGCCAAGTGGTGTCGGTCGACGAACTGATCGACCAGGTGTGGGGCGAGTCGCCGCCGGACGCCGCCCGCAAGGCGGTCCAGGTCTATGTGTCCCGGCTGCGCCGCGCCCTGCCCGAGGCGCCGCCGCGCGGGCAGCTGCCCGGGTATGTGATCGACGTACGGCCGGACCAGGTCGATCTGCACCGCTTCCGGGCGTTCGTCGCCGCGAGCCGGGGGCGCGCGGGCGCCGACGCCGACGAGCTGCTGCGCCGGGCCGGGGACGAGTGGGCGGCGGCCACCCCGCTGGCCGGGCTCGGGGACATACCGCTCGTCCGCGTCCAGGGGCCCCCGCTCCTGGAGGAGCGGCTTTCGGTCACCCGGCGGCTCATCGAGGCGAAGCTCGACATGGGCCGGCACGCGGAGGTGATCGGGGAGCTGCTCACCGTGACCGGAGAGCATCCGCACCGGGAGGATCTGCACGGGCTGCTGATGCTCGCGCTGCACCGGGCGGGCCGTACCCGCGAGGCGATCGACACGTACGAGGCGGTACGCCGCCGGACCCGGCGCGAGCTGGGCGCGGAACCGGGCAGCGCGTTGCGGGAGCTGTGCGGGCGGATCCTGCGCACCCCGGCGCCGGGAACGGGATCCGGCCGTACGGAGGCGGGACGTACGGAATCCGGCCGTACGGAAGCGGACCGTACGGAAGGCGGCCGTACGGCCCGGCTGAGCGCCGGCGCAGCCGGTGAGGAGGTGGAACGGATCGACGACTTCGTCCTGGTCGGCCGGCGGCTCCGGGCCGTCGCGGCCGAGGCCCGGGAGATCCTCGCCATGCACCCATCCCCGCGCCGCGTGCCTGTGGAGGACCTGGACGACTATCTGCTGATGCTGGGGGAGAGGGACACCCACTGGCGGACGATCGTCGACCGCGGCTCCCTGGCCGATCCGGCCGGCGTCCATTACTGCGCGCGGCTCCACCGGGCCGGCGACCGGCACCGCGTCACCGACAGCCCCGCGCAGCAGCTCGTCATCATCGACCGGGCCGTCGCCTTCGTCCCCACGGTGCCCCGGGCGCACCGGGTCGGCGCGTTCGTCATCCGCCAGCCCGGGATCGTGGCCACGCTCGTGGATCTCTACGAGCAGACCTGGGACCGGGCGGTCGATCTCGACCGCCTGGTCGACATCGACGAGGTGACCGCCGGGGCAGGAAACGGCCGGTATACCCACAGCGAATGA
- a CDS encoding N-acetylneuraminate synthase family protein encodes MSTNATSRLRTLGTRTAGPGRPVYVTGEIGINHNGDLDNALALIDVAAEAGCDAVKFQKRTPEICTPRDQWDIERDTPWGRMTYIDYRHRVEFGEDEYRTIAEHCAKRGIDWFASPWDTEAVAFLEKFDVPAHKVASASLTDDELLRALRATGRTIILSTGMSTPKQIRHAVEVLGSDNILLCHATSTYPAKAEELNLRVINTLQAEYPNVPIGYSGHETGLQTTLAAVALGAAFIERHITLDRAMWGSDQAASVEPGGLTRLVRDIRTIEASLGDGVKKVYESELGPMKKLRRVTGVVAESAESAEPVAV; translated from the coding sequence ATGAGCACCAACGCCACCTCCCGCCTGCGCACCCTCGGCACGCGGACCGCGGGTCCCGGCCGGCCTGTCTATGTCACGGGTGAGATCGGCATCAACCACAACGGCGACCTCGACAACGCCCTCGCGCTGATCGACGTGGCCGCCGAGGCGGGCTGCGACGCGGTCAAGTTCCAGAAGCGCACGCCGGAGATCTGCACCCCGCGCGACCAGTGGGACATCGAGCGCGACACCCCCTGGGGCCGGATGACGTACATCGACTACCGCCACCGCGTCGAGTTCGGCGAGGACGAGTACCGCACCATCGCCGAGCACTGCGCCAAGCGCGGCATCGACTGGTTCGCCTCCCCGTGGGACACCGAGGCCGTCGCCTTCCTGGAGAAGTTCGACGTCCCCGCCCACAAGGTCGCCTCCGCCTCCCTCACGGACGACGAGCTGCTGCGCGCCCTGCGCGCCACCGGCCGGACGATCATCCTCTCCACCGGCATGTCCACGCCGAAGCAGATCCGTCACGCGGTCGAGGTTCTCGGCAGTGACAACATCCTGCTCTGCCACGCGACTTCGACGTACCCGGCCAAGGCCGAGGAGCTGAACCTGCGGGTGATCAACACCCTTCAGGCCGAGTACCCGAACGTCCCGATCGGCTACAGCGGCCACGAGACCGGCCTTCAGACCACTCTGGCCGCCGTCGCCCTCGGCGCCGCGTTCATCGAGCGCCACATCACCCTCGACCGCGCCATGTGGGGCTCCGACCAGGCCGCCTCCGTCGAGCCGGGCGGCCTCACCCGCCTCGTCCGCGACATCCGCACCATCGAGGCGTCCCTCGGTGACGGTGTCAAGAAGGTCTACGAGTCGGAGCTGGGCCCGATGAAGAAGCTGCGCCGTGTCACGGGCGTCGTCGCGGAGTCCGCCGAGTCCGCCGAGCCGGTCGCGGTCTAG
- a CDS encoding amidohydrolase encodes MSRESTTARSSEEASAETSAAAALPGALPDELRAELIAFRRDLHMHPELGNQEFRTTAAIKSRLERAGLAPRVLDTGTGLICDIGIRDGVRDTGRDGVRDSAHNGVREGARPMLALRADIDALPIPDTKTGVPYRSTVPDRAHACGHDVHTTAVLGAGLVLAELDRQGLLPHPVRLLFQPAEEVLPGGAADAIASGALDGVGSIIAVHCDPRVDAGSIGLRPGPITSACDRLEITLDGPGGHTARPHLTTDLVTAAAKVATEVPALLARRVDARSGLAVTWGRIAAGHACNVIPQHAELSGTVRCLDLPAWRDAPDLVHAAIDEIATLYGAKTVIDYVRGVPPVVNDPVVTELLRAAQTARRGSYAIEDTEQSLGGEDFSWYLERVPGAMARLGVRRPGSQDRYDLHRGDFDVDELAITAGVELFTAAALIDGNRL; translated from the coding sequence ATGTCCCGTGAGTCCACCACCGCCCGCTCCAGCGAGGAGGCGTCCGCCGAGACGTCCGCCGCCGCCGCGCTTCCCGGCGCCCTGCCGGACGAGCTGCGCGCCGAGCTGATCGCCTTCCGCCGGGATCTGCACATGCATCCCGAGCTGGGCAATCAGGAGTTCCGTACGACCGCCGCGATCAAGAGCCGGCTGGAGCGCGCCGGGCTCGCGCCGCGCGTGCTGGACACCGGTACGGGCCTGATCTGCGACATCGGCATCCGGGACGGCGTACGGGACACCGGACGGGACGGCGTACGCGACAGCGCACACAACGGCGTACGCGAAGGCGCGCGCCCCATGCTCGCGCTCCGCGCCGACATCGACGCCCTGCCCATCCCCGACACCAAGACGGGCGTGCCCTACCGCTCCACCGTGCCCGACCGGGCGCACGCCTGCGGGCATGACGTGCACACCACCGCCGTCCTCGGCGCCGGGCTCGTCCTGGCCGAGCTGGACCGGCAGGGGCTGCTGCCCCACCCCGTACGGCTGCTCTTCCAGCCCGCCGAGGAGGTCCTGCCCGGCGGCGCCGCCGACGCCATCGCGTCCGGTGCGCTGGACGGTGTGGGCTCCATCATCGCCGTGCACTGCGACCCGCGCGTCGACGCCGGGAGCATCGGGCTGCGCCCCGGGCCGATCACCTCCGCCTGCGACCGGCTGGAGATCACCCTCGACGGCCCCGGCGGCCACACCGCCCGGCCGCATCTGACCACCGACCTGGTCACCGCCGCCGCCAAGGTCGCCACCGAGGTCCCCGCGCTGCTCGCCCGCCGGGTCGACGCGCGCTCGGGCCTGGCCGTCACCTGGGGCCGGATCGCGGCCGGCCACGCCTGCAACGTCATCCCGCAGCACGCCGAGCTGTCCGGCACCGTCCGCTGCCTCGACCTGCCCGCCTGGCGCGACGCGCCCGACCTGGTGCACGCCGCCATCGACGAGATCGCGACGCTGTACGGGGCGAAGACCGTGATCGACTACGTCCGGGGTGTGCCGCCGGTCGTCAACGACCCCGTCGTCACGGAGCTGCTGCGCGCCGCGCAGACCGCCCGCCGCGGATCGTACGCAATCGAGGACACCGAGCAGAGCCTCGGCGGGGAGGACTTCTCCTGGTACCTGGAGCGGGTCCCGGGGGCGATGGCGCGCCTCGGTGTGCGGCGGCCCGGCAGCCAGGATCGGTATGACCTGCATCGCGGAGATTTCGACGTCGACGAGCTGGCGATCACGGCCGGTGTGGAGCTTTTCACCGCCGCCGCGTTGATCGACGGCAACCGGTTGTAA
- a CDS encoding lasso peptide biosynthesis B2 protein, which produces MTFGGFSTTEHIRLLPEGAERFGAGSSAWRLGGAPAHFIPAQGGHRRVLVLGWCGATRSELRRSADAPLPTDISWRWAGAYAVVEETRDGVICHTDPASALPVYVAAWSNGWAWSTSARMLAGLTAASVDSQRLACLVLAPSVPALIGSRTCYAGVEQLAPGCRIELPANGGSLRCTTLWRPEPVPGPPHHRLRDALSAAVGLRVRAAAPDLSCDLSGELDSTSVAVLAAAALPAPYRLSAVTIHPEGNDDGADLRYAKLASAAHPDRIVHHLFPLAAEHLPYTGVTSVPATDEPAPSTLTLARLTAQLRWMHHHLGSRTHLTGDGGDSVLFQPPVHLADLIRRRRWPRAMREALGWARLRHCAIAPLLVGAAATARTSRRDALVDLARSPAAPVPSRGGRHHRVGWFHSLPTPSWARPAALRLLADATTEAVDTEDPLPGPDASVRTLVDEIREVARTAAADAQLAATCGIDLHNPFLDARVMDAVLRTPLDRRPHVHLYKPVLSRAMRHLLPPEIAARTTKGSFNSDHYAGLRANLAGLAALSGPTEQRGTRVPETPRFATSPSHVHAVDFGHVLVLIDYRGGLVQCLLPAAALQWRDTALTGRPAAMAPGLANHLLAAGLLAPTSSPQPWPAPITARPAPASWGSTEHPAGASRPPAVPCRSGLAAASALAFISAVKRAGDPRSAMLRITTTLRTAASTRRRAATLAEAHAAVLAVRYAGWHFPGRTACLEESAAVTLFLAARRLAVTWCHGVAPNPVRLHAWIRTVDGTPVAEPPSTLAHTPVLTIGDPHQHRP; this is translated from the coding sequence GTGACCTTCGGCGGTTTCAGTACCACCGAACACATTCGTCTCCTCCCCGAAGGAGCCGAGCGCTTCGGCGCCGGATCTTCCGCCTGGAGACTCGGCGGCGCACCCGCCCATTTCATCCCTGCCCAGGGCGGACACCGGCGCGTCCTGGTCCTGGGCTGGTGCGGTGCCACCCGCTCCGAGCTGCGGCGCTCGGCCGACGCTCCGCTGCCCACCGACATCTCCTGGCGGTGGGCCGGCGCCTACGCAGTCGTCGAAGAGACTCGTGACGGCGTGATCTGCCACACCGACCCGGCTTCGGCCCTGCCCGTCTACGTGGCGGCCTGGTCGAACGGTTGGGCATGGTCCACTTCGGCCAGAATGCTCGCCGGCCTCACCGCCGCCTCCGTCGACTCCCAGCGGCTCGCCTGCCTTGTCCTCGCACCGTCGGTGCCCGCGCTCATCGGCTCACGCACCTGTTACGCCGGTGTGGAACAGCTGGCCCCAGGCTGCCGGATCGAACTGCCCGCGAACGGAGGAAGCCTGCGATGTACCACACTGTGGCGCCCGGAACCGGTTCCGGGACCGCCGCATCACCGTCTGCGCGACGCCCTCTCGGCAGCCGTGGGCCTCCGGGTGCGAGCCGCCGCCCCGGACCTGTCCTGCGACCTCTCCGGCGAGCTCGACTCGACCTCGGTGGCTGTCCTGGCCGCAGCCGCCCTGCCCGCCCCGTACAGGCTCAGCGCCGTCACAATCCACCCCGAGGGCAACGACGACGGTGCGGATCTCCGCTATGCGAAGCTGGCGTCCGCAGCGCACCCGGACCGCATCGTCCACCACCTTTTCCCGCTGGCAGCGGAGCACCTCCCGTACACGGGCGTCACTTCCGTCCCCGCCACGGACGAACCCGCCCCCTCGACACTCACCCTCGCCCGGCTGACCGCTCAATTGCGCTGGATGCACCACCACCTCGGCAGCAGGACACACCTGACCGGTGACGGCGGTGACAGTGTGCTGTTCCAGCCGCCCGTCCACCTCGCCGACCTCATCCGCCGACGCAGGTGGCCACGAGCGATGCGTGAGGCTCTCGGCTGGGCCCGACTACGGCACTGCGCGATCGCACCGCTTCTGGTGGGTGCCGCGGCCACGGCCCGAACCAGCCGCCGCGACGCCCTCGTCGACCTGGCCCGCTCCCCGGCGGCCCCGGTCCCGTCCCGGGGCGGCCGGCATCACCGTGTCGGATGGTTCCACTCCCTGCCGACACCGTCCTGGGCCCGACCCGCGGCGCTGCGGCTGCTGGCCGACGCGACCACCGAGGCCGTGGACACCGAGGACCCTCTTCCCGGTCCGGACGCCTCGGTACGCACTCTCGTGGACGAGATCCGAGAGGTCGCCCGAACCGCGGCCGCCGACGCCCAACTCGCCGCCACCTGCGGCATCGACCTGCACAACCCGTTCCTCGACGCGCGGGTCATGGACGCGGTCCTGCGCACCCCCCTCGACCGCCGTCCACACGTACACCTCTACAAGCCGGTCCTCTCCCGTGCGATGCGGCACCTGCTGCCGCCGGAGATCGCCGCCCGCACCACCAAGGGCAGCTTCAACAGCGACCACTACGCCGGACTGCGGGCCAATCTGGCCGGCCTCGCGGCCCTGTCTGGACCGACCGAGCAGCGAGGGACCCGCGTGCCTGAGACACCCCGCTTCGCGACCTCCCCCAGCCATGTACACGCGGTCGACTTCGGACATGTCCTGGTTCTCATCGACTACCGCGGCGGCCTCGTGCAGTGCCTTCTGCCCGCAGCCGCGCTCCAGTGGCGGGACACCGCCCTCACCGGCCGCCCGGCTGCCATGGCACCGGGGCTGGCGAATCACCTCCTCGCCGCCGGACTGCTGGCGCCCACATCCTCGCCCCAACCGTGGCCCGCCCCGATCACCGCCCGCCCCGCACCGGCGAGTTGGGGCAGCACGGAGCATCCCGCGGGAGCAAGCCGTCCCCCGGCTGTTCCCTGCCGGTCCGGCCTCGCGGCGGCAAGTGCTCTGGCTTTCATCTCCGCGGTCAAGCGGGCGGGGGATCCGAGGTCCGCCATGCTGCGCATCACGACAACACTGAGAACCGCCGCGTCAACCCGCCGGCGCGCGGCCACCCTTGCCGAGGCCCACGCCGCCGTCCTCGCCGTCCGTTACGCCGGATGGCACTTCCCCGGCCGTACGGCCTGCCTGGAAGAGTCCGCCGCCGTAACCCTCTTCCTGGCCGCACGACGGCTCGCTGTCACCTGGTGTCACGGCGTCGCCCCGAACCCGGTACGTCTGCACGCCTGGATACGGACCGTTGACGGCACGCCCGTCGCGGAACCGCCCTCCACGCTCGCCCATACGCCCGTCCTCACCATCGGAGACCCTCATCAGCACCGGCCCTGA
- a CDS encoding helix-turn-helix domain-containing protein — MRPSKSSGITTVHEARSALGQRLRELRQQAGMTGKQLAESLSWPPSKVSKLENGRQTPTAEDIRDWTEATGGEARTEALLTSLHTLDLQYAQWQRQLKAGFASHQNSIARLDARTRFFRAFEPTVVPGLLQTAGYARERFTQGITTLNVPHDVDEAVRVRTQRQEILYRPDKRFHFVLTEAALRFRLCTPDVMLGQLDRLISLSTLPNVKLGIIGFETPYAVAPWHGFWILDHDRVMVETYSAELNLAQPSEVKLYGTAFERLAAVATYGRAARALITRVIDDLSSEVAEVPGDGE, encoded by the coding sequence TTGCGGCCGAGTAAGTCATCGGGCATCACTACCGTTCACGAGGCACGCAGTGCGCTCGGGCAACGGCTCCGTGAGCTGCGTCAGCAAGCCGGAATGACCGGCAAGCAGCTCGCGGAGTCGTTGTCGTGGCCACCTTCCAAGGTCTCCAAGCTGGAGAACGGCAGGCAGACACCGACTGCCGAAGACATCCGCGACTGGACCGAGGCAACCGGAGGCGAGGCCAGGACCGAGGCGCTGCTCACTTCGTTGCACACCCTGGATCTCCAGTATGCGCAGTGGCAGCGTCAGCTGAAGGCCGGCTTCGCTTCTCATCAAAACTCGATCGCCCGGCTTGACGCGCGGACACGGTTTTTCCGGGCATTCGAGCCGACCGTTGTCCCTGGCCTGCTGCAAACGGCGGGGTACGCGCGGGAGCGGTTCACTCAGGGCATCACCACCCTCAACGTGCCCCATGATGTGGACGAAGCAGTGCGGGTACGGACTCAACGCCAGGAGATTCTTTACCGACCCGACAAGCGCTTCCACTTCGTTCTCACCGAAGCGGCATTGCGTTTTCGGCTCTGTACGCCCGATGTCATGCTCGGGCAACTCGACCGTCTGATCTCTCTGTCGACGCTGCCGAACGTCAAGCTCGGCATCATCGGATTCGAAACCCCATACGCGGTGGCCCCATGGCACGGTTTCTGGATCCTTGATCACGACCGAGTGATGGTGGAGACGTACTCCGCCGAGCTGAATCTTGCCCAGCCGTCGGAAGTGAAGCTGTACGGCACCGCCTTCGAGCGGCTTGCGGCGGTGGCCACCTACGGGCGAGCTGCGCGCGCCCTCATCACGCGGGTCATCGACGACCTCTCCTCAGAGGTCGCTGAAGTGCCCGGAGATGGCGAGTGA
- a CDS encoding DUF6879 family protein encodes MSLITGEGFSRLFRTFEHTAFRLEVRDRYDAPYENASLVRFLSTEKDDLPWMRDWLHMIREATESGRRFSRVRVVSVPLTDYSRFGVWCAQFTNGAGEDIRYLEREQADVHDLPNHDYWLFDSSKLIRMHFDDADRFLGGELIEDPATVVQHGYWRDAAWHHAIRRDEFAAE; translated from the coding sequence CTGAGCCTCATCACCGGCGAGGGATTCAGCCGGCTCTTCCGGACGTTCGAGCACACCGCGTTCCGTCTGGAGGTCCGTGACCGCTACGACGCGCCGTACGAGAACGCGTCGCTGGTCAGATTCCTCTCGACCGAAAAGGACGACCTGCCCTGGATGCGGGATTGGCTGCATATGATCCGTGAGGCAACGGAAAGTGGCCGTCGCTTCTCCCGGGTACGGGTGGTGAGCGTTCCGCTGACCGACTACAGCCGATTCGGCGTGTGGTGTGCGCAGTTCACCAACGGAGCCGGTGAGGATATCCGCTATCTCGAACGTGAACAAGCCGACGTCCACGATCTGCCGAACCACGACTACTGGTTGTTCGATTCCAGCAAGCTGATCAGAATGCACTTCGATGACGCGGACCGCTTCCTCGGCGGTGAGCTGATCGAGGATCCCGCCACAGTCGTGCAGCACGGCTACTGGCGTGACGCGGCCTGGCACCACGCCATAAGGCGGGACGAATTTGCGGCCGAGTAA
- a CDS encoding acylneuraminate cytidylyltransferase — MTVLAVIPARGGSKGVPAKNLAPVGGVPLVVRAVRAALAARYVTDVVVSTDDAAIADAARTAGAEVVQRPAAIAGDTATSEAAVLHAMDAYELMRGVAAEVVLLVQATSPFLTSGDLDGVVTAVIEDGADTALTVAPTHGFLWRETGGRETGGRGSGGHASVGANGVGVNHDKANRPRRQDREQEYLETGAAYAMRADGFRAARHRFFGRTALVRTDAARVLEIDDPHDLARARALAPLVEPPTLPARGDIDAVVLDFDGTQTDDKVLIDADGREIVAVHRGDGLGIAALRRSGLKLLTLSTERNPVVAARARKLDIPVLHGIDRKDVALKQWCDEQGIAPERVLYVGNDVNDLPCFDVAGWPVAVANAHGSVRSAARAVTTTAGGEGAIREIAAWLLGPTLRTTEGTTSPYTSTPSLTPTPNI, encoded by the coding sequence ATGACCGTCCTCGCGGTGATCCCCGCACGCGGCGGGTCCAAGGGCGTCCCCGCCAAGAACCTCGCGCCCGTCGGCGGCGTCCCGCTGGTCGTCCGCGCCGTCCGCGCCGCCCTGGCGGCCCGGTACGTGACCGATGTCGTCGTCTCCACGGACGACGCGGCCATCGCGGACGCGGCCCGTACCGCCGGCGCCGAGGTCGTCCAGCGGCCCGCCGCCATCGCGGGCGACACCGCGACCAGCGAGGCCGCCGTCCTGCACGCGATGGACGCGTACGAGCTGATGCGCGGGGTGGCCGCCGAGGTCGTCCTGCTCGTACAGGCGACCAGCCCGTTCCTGACCTCGGGCGATCTGGACGGCGTGGTCACGGCCGTGATCGAGGACGGCGCCGACACCGCGCTGACGGTCGCGCCGACACACGGCTTCCTCTGGCGCGAGACCGGTGGTCGGGAGACGGGCGGTCGCGGGTCGGGCGGCCATGCGTCAGTCGGCGCTAACGGTGTCGGTGTCAACCACGACAAGGCGAACCGCCCGCGCCGCCAGGACCGCGAGCAGGAGTACCTGGAGACCGGCGCCGCCTACGCGATGCGCGCCGACGGCTTCCGCGCGGCGCGCCACCGCTTCTTCGGCCGTACCGCGCTCGTACGCACCGACGCCGCCCGCGTCCTGGAGATCGACGACCCGCACGACCTGGCCCGCGCCCGCGCGCTCGCCCCACTGGTCGAACCGCCCACGCTGCCGGCGCGCGGCGACATCGACGCCGTCGTCCTCGACTTCGACGGCACACAGACCGACGACAAGGTCCTCATCGACGCGGACGGCCGCGAGATCGTCGCCGTGCACCGCGGCGACGGGCTCGGCATCGCCGCGCTGCGCCGCTCCGGGCTGAAGCTGCTCACGCTCTCCACCGAGCGCAACCCGGTCGTCGCCGCCCGCGCCCGCAAGCTCGACATCCCCGTCCTCCACGGCATCGACCGCAAGGACGTGGCGCTCAAGCAGTGGTGCGACGAGCAGGGCATCGCACCCGAGCGCGTGCTGTACGTCGGCAACGACGTCAACGACCTCCCCTGCTTCGACGTGGCCGGCTGGCCGGTGGCCGTGGCGAACGCGCACGGCTCCGTACGGTCCGCCGCGCGCGCGGTGACCACGACGGCGGGCGGCGAGGGCGCGATCCGCGAGATCGCGGCCTGGCTGCTCGGCCCCACGCTCCGGACCACCGAAGGCACCACCTCCCCTTACACCTCCACTCCCAGCCTCACCCCCACCCCCAACATCTAA